In Methylophaga thalassica, one genomic interval encodes:
- a CDS encoding zinc transporter ZntB encodes MSNPSGLAFAHLLNGEGGSTRLNVNDLPQWQAEDGILWLHFDYTHPDAERWLLEQSGLDGVIANALLEEETRPRTTSINDGLLMSLRGINHYQDARSDDMISIRVWIDPRIIVTTRREMSSSAAELDKLLSRGIGPKNSAEFLIKLVDLTVDGMSETIAGFEDTIADYEDAVLVDDTENLHNDIANLRRQVIKMHRYLAPERDALARLTLEKISWLSDYDRLQIHEISDTLIRYIENLDAVRERAVLVQEELHSKTSEQLNSRMYVLSVIAAVFLPLGFVTGLLGINVGGIPGANDSHAFTDVIVILCVVAVLLLFLFRWKKWF; translated from the coding sequence ATGTCCAACCCTTCAGGTTTAGCCTTTGCCCATTTACTCAACGGTGAGGGTGGAAGTACCCGTCTCAATGTGAATGATCTGCCGCAATGGCAGGCTGAAGACGGCATTCTCTGGCTGCATTTTGACTACACGCATCCTGATGCTGAACGTTGGCTGCTTGAACAATCCGGATTGGATGGTGTGATCGCTAATGCCCTATTAGAAGAAGAAACACGACCACGTACCACCTCCATTAATGATGGTTTGCTGATGTCGTTGCGGGGGATTAATCATTATCAAGATGCCCGCTCGGACGATATGATTTCGATTCGGGTGTGGATTGATCCCCGTATTATCGTTACCACTCGTCGTGAAATGTCCTCTTCGGCTGCGGAATTGGATAAATTACTGAGCAGAGGCATTGGCCCTAAGAACAGTGCAGAGTTTCTCATCAAGTTAGTGGATCTGACCGTTGATGGTATGTCAGAAACCATTGCCGGTTTCGAAGATACGATTGCCGATTATGAAGATGCTGTCTTAGTGGATGATACGGAAAACCTGCACAACGATATTGCCAATTTACGTCGTCAGGTAATTAAAATGCACCGGTATTTAGCCCCGGAAAGAGATGCCCTGGCTCGTCTGACTCTGGAAAAGATATCCTGGTTATCGGATTATGATCGTCTTCAAATCCATGAAATCAGTGATACCCTCATTCGTTATATTGAAAACCTGGATGCGGTGCGTGAACGTGCCGTACTGGTTCAGGAAGAGCTGCACAGTAAAACGTCTGAACAACTTAATTCGCGTATGTATGTGTTATCGGTGATTGCAGCCGTGTTTCTTCCCTTGGGCTTTGTGACGGGATTATTAGGTATTAATGTGGGTGGTATCCCTGGTGCCAATGACAGTCATGCCTTTACTGATGTGATCGTGATTCTCTGTGTAGTGGCCGTATTGTTATTATTTTTGTTTCGTTGGAAAAAATGGTTTTAG
- a CDS encoding nuclease-related domain-containing protein — protein sequence MDFTPLYTSLLSFWYFIPLFFCLAILRSAWFKGLMGEFLVNVIARWQLDKQHYHLIKNVTLPTEDGTTQIDHIIVSVYGVFVLETKNTHGWIFGNASQKNWTQQIYKQKYTFQNPLHQNHKHIKTLQTLLDLTDQQVFSVIVFIGDSEFKTPMPDNVTYGLGYVRYIKSKTNPVLNLAAKQNLISKIESGRLSPSLKTNREHVAHVKQLVEIKLTEPPICSRCGHKMVKRQSKKGDNASQFFWGCSQYPKCRNINAM from the coding sequence ATGGACTTCACTCCGCTCTACACGTCATTACTGTCTTTCTGGTATTTCATTCCTTTATTTTTCTGTCTGGCTATCCTGCGTTCAGCCTGGTTCAAAGGTCTCATGGGTGAGTTCCTGGTCAATGTCATCGCCCGATGGCAACTCGATAAACAGCATTATCATTTAATCAAAAACGTGACCCTGCCCACCGAAGATGGCACCACTCAGATTGATCACATTATCGTCTCGGTTTATGGCGTTTTTGTGTTGGAAACAAAAAATACTCACGGCTGGATATTCGGTAATGCCTCTCAAAAAAACTGGACTCAGCAAATCTATAAGCAAAAATATACTTTTCAGAATCCACTGCATCAAAATCACAAACACATCAAAACACTTCAGACTTTACTCGACTTAACAGACCAACAAGTCTTTTCTGTGATCGTTTTCATTGGTGACAGTGAGTTTAAAACGCCCATGCCAGACAATGTCACTTATGGTCTGGGTTATGTCCGCTATATCAAGTCTAAAACCAATCCAGTTCTCAACCTGGCAGCGAAACAAAACCTCATATCAAAGATTGAGTCGGGGCGGCTTTCACCCAGCCTGAAAACAAACAGAGAGCATGTGGCCCATGTTAAACAGTTAGTTGAGATTAAGCTGACGGAGCCACCGATATGTTCACGCTGTGGTCATAAGATGGTGAAACGTCAAAGCAAAAAAGGTGACAATGCGAGCCAGTTTTTCTGGGGCTGTAGTCAATATCCGAAATGTCGTAATATCAACGCTATGTAA
- a CDS encoding FecR domain-containing protein: MSSNSVNIPEHVIKEVVMWLVKVQDDDLTTQEQQTLLAWRNENHLHELAWQRAENLGMTLQKIPPDLGKQVLGRSATMDRREFAKHLGLLLTLVPIGGVTYKYAPWQAVLADIKTATGEQRTIQLADGSQLMLNTDSAVDLAFNDTQRLVKLYRGEIYIKTAKDSAQRPFLVQTAQGQLHALGTEFVVRQHADYSYLGVIDSAVDVLPKDDPQQNLIIEKGQQTRFDSTGIEAPSPLDDNANAWIHGVIYADNMPLSEFISYLKRYRTGVITCDESCDDIYVSGSFQINDPDHILHVLEKTRPIEIEWRTRFWAKISKKQH, translated from the coding sequence ATGTCCTCAAATTCAGTCAATATTCCAGAACATGTCATTAAAGAAGTCGTCATGTGGCTAGTCAAAGTACAAGACGACGATTTAACAACACAAGAACAACAAACATTACTCGCGTGGCGAAATGAAAATCATCTGCACGAACTTGCTTGGCAGCGTGCTGAAAATCTCGGTATGACCTTACAGAAAATACCACCTGATTTGGGCAAACAGGTACTTGGTCGATCAGCAACAATGGATAGACGTGAATTTGCCAAACATCTTGGCCTGTTGCTCACGCTCGTTCCAATTGGTGGCGTAACGTATAAATATGCCCCATGGCAAGCCGTCTTAGCTGACATTAAAACAGCTACCGGTGAGCAAAGAACAATTCAATTAGCTGACGGCAGCCAACTCATGCTTAACACGGATAGTGCTGTCGATTTAGCCTTTAATGATACTCAGCGTTTGGTGAAATTATACCGAGGCGAAATTTATATTAAGACGGCTAAAGATTCAGCTCAAAGACCTTTCTTGGTTCAAACTGCACAGGGGCAACTTCATGCGTTGGGTACTGAGTTTGTGGTACGTCAGCACGCCGACTATAGCTATTTAGGTGTTATTGATAGTGCGGTTGATGTCTTACCCAAAGATGACCCACAGCAAAACCTGATCATCGAAAAAGGTCAACAAACGCGTTTTGATTCGACAGGTATAGAGGCGCCATCCCCATTAGATGACAATGCCAATGCCTGGATACACGGCGTTATCTACGCCGACAATATGCCGCTCAGCGAGTTTATTAGTTATCTAAAACGTTATCGAACAGGTGTGATCACCTGTGATGAGTCATGTGATGACATTTATGTCTCAGGCTCATTTCAAATTAATGACCCTGACCACATCCTGCATGTATTAGAAAAAACAAGACCAATAGAAATTGAATGGCGAACTCGTTTCTGGGCAAAAATCAGCAAAAAACAACATTAA
- the ypfJ gene encoding KPN_02809 family neutral zinc metallopeptidase produces the protein MKWRGNRRSSNIDDRRSQRVSGIRGGSGGIIRLLPAVFRLLGFKGTALLLIGIVVLAALTGNLPVLLSLLGMPSSAPTVSSSEPLQETAEEKERVEFVSVVLADTEDTWSAIFKENAQRYTPPKLILFRGEVNSACGSAHSAMGPFYCPADQQVYIDLSFYDQLKNQFKAPGDFAQAYVIAHEVGHHIQTLLGISQQVNAARSKMSQVEWNKLSVKQELQADCFAGIWAHYANESRQLLEAGDLEEGLTAASAIGDDTLQKQATGVVRPDAFTHGSSAQRVKWFKTGYDTGNVEACDTFINR, from the coding sequence ATGAAATGGCGCGGTAACCGAAGAAGTAGTAATATTGATGACCGTCGAAGCCAGCGTGTTTCAGGGATTCGTGGTGGTTCAGGCGGTATTATTCGATTATTACCTGCCGTCTTTAGATTACTCGGCTTCAAAGGCACCGCATTATTGCTAATTGGCATTGTTGTATTAGCGGCATTGACAGGAAATTTACCTGTACTGTTATCCCTTCTCGGTATGCCCTCTTCGGCACCTACTGTCTCCTCATCCGAACCTTTACAGGAAACAGCTGAAGAAAAAGAACGTGTCGAGTTTGTTTCTGTCGTTCTGGCGGATACCGAAGATACCTGGTCAGCTATCTTTAAAGAAAATGCTCAACGTTACACCCCACCCAAACTGATTTTGTTTCGTGGCGAGGTGAACTCGGCTTGTGGTTCTGCACACTCAGCGATGGGGCCGTTTTATTGTCCTGCTGATCAACAGGTTTACATCGATCTGAGTTTTTATGACCAGCTAAAAAATCAGTTCAAAGCCCCTGGCGATTTCGCCCAGGCTTATGTTATTGCCCATGAGGTGGGTCATCACATCCAGACCTTATTAGGCATTTCGCAACAAGTAAACGCCGCTCGTAGCAAAATGAGTCAGGTGGAATGGAATAAGCTCTCTGTCAAACAAGAATTACAGGCCGATTGCTTTGCCGGTATCTGGGCACACTATGCCAATGAATCAAGACAGCTGCTGGAAGCCGGTGATCTGGAGGAAGGCCTAACGGCAGCGAGTGCTATCGGGGATGATACTTTACAAAAACAAGCCACTGGGGTTGTTAGACCCGATGCCTTTACCCATGGTAGCTCGGCACAACGGGTTAAATGGTTTAAAACCGGTTATGACACGGGTAATGTTGAAGCATGTGATACATTTATCAATAGATAA
- a CDS encoding sigma-70 family RNA polymerase sigma factor, with protein MSDIALHHESDVSILGNLNATRDSIVTDLYRVHNSWLLGWLRKKLGCSFDAADLMQDTFSKILQKDDLTSIKEPRAYLTTVAHGLMVNHVRRRDIERAYLDALENMPEVEVPSPESLNIMVETLAKIDEMLDGLPDRVRSAFLWCQLEGLSHAEIASRLSVSVSSVRQYIAKALLHCLNMNS; from the coding sequence TTGAGTGACATAGCCCTACACCACGAATCAGACGTCAGTATTCTGGGTAATCTTAATGCAACGCGTGACTCCATCGTCACTGATCTTTATCGTGTGCACAATAGCTGGTTATTAGGTTGGCTGAGAAAAAAACTCGGTTGCAGCTTTGATGCAGCTGACTTGATGCAAGATACCTTTTCAAAAATTTTGCAAAAAGACGATCTAACCAGTATCAAAGAGCCTCGTGCCTATCTCACCACTGTGGCCCATGGGCTGATGGTCAATCATGTTCGGCGCAGGGACATTGAAAGAGCCTATCTTGACGCTTTAGAGAATATGCCAGAAGTCGAAGTCCCTTCACCTGAGTCACTCAATATTATGGTGGAGACGCTGGCCAAGATAGATGAAATGCTCGATGGCTTGCCTGATCGGGTTCGCAGCGCCTTTTTATGGTGTCAGCTCGAAGGACTTTCACACGCAGAAATTGCATCGAGATTATCGGTTTCAGTCAGCTCGGTTAGACAGTACATTGCTAAGGCATTGTTGCATTGTTTAAACATGAATAGTTAA
- a CDS encoding sigma-70 family RNA polymerase sigma factor, which yields MATSTIQSFSQTYENHHSWIYSWLCKKLASHHDAADLTQDTFVKVLQKDMPEDIIEPRAYLTKIAHDLMVNFYRRKSLEQAYIEAISQLPEAITPSSEERLLLLETLQEIDEMLTTLPDHVRETFLLSQLDGMRYKDIAAKLNVTERTVKRYMALAFTHCLTFAV from the coding sequence ATGGCTACCTCAACTATTCAATCGTTTAGTCAAACCTATGAAAATCACCATAGTTGGATCTATAGCTGGCTATGTAAAAAATTGGCCTCGCATCATGATGCCGCTGATTTGACGCAAGATACGTTCGTCAAAGTATTACAGAAAGACATGCCGGAAGATATTATCGAACCGCGAGCCTACTTAACTAAGATTGCCCATGACTTGATGGTTAATTTTTACCGTCGAAAATCTTTAGAACAGGCCTATATAGAAGCCATCAGCCAACTGCCTGAGGCTATTACGCCAAGCAGCGAAGAACGATTACTCTTATTAGAAACCTTGCAAGAAATTGACGAAATGCTCACTACATTGCCAGATCATGTCAGAGAGACTTTTCTACTGTCACAACTTGACGGCATGCGTTATAAAGACATTGCTGCCAAGTTAAATGTTACAGAGCGTACCGTTAAACGCTATATGGCACTTGCCTTCACCCACTGTCTCACTTTCGCTGTTTAA
- a CDS encoding dienelactone hydrolase family protein — protein MKIQSHFVDLDTPTGVMRTYIHRPVGEGSYPVILFYSEIFQQTGPIERAARLMASHGYAVLVPEVFHELNPIGTVLGYDDAGRDKGNADKEAKDVQGYDSDNVAMIEFVKTQPWCNGHIGAMGYCIGGHLAFRAALQPEVKGTACFYATDLHIQKIPNKPGQHSMERLDDIKGELLMIWGKQDNHVPADGLLKIYQELKATDITFTWHEFNAEHAFMRDEGDGGRYDAQTAQIGYQLALNLFSRTLR, from the coding sequence ATGAAAATTCAAAGCCACTTTGTCGATCTTGATACACCTACTGGCGTTATGCGTACTTATATTCACCGTCCGGTTGGTGAAGGTAGCTACCCGGTGATTTTGTTCTACTCTGAAATTTTCCAACAGACTGGCCCGATTGAACGTGCAGCAAGACTGATGGCAAGCCATGGTTATGCTGTATTAGTGCCCGAAGTTTTCCATGAGCTGAACCCTATCGGCACCGTATTGGGTTATGACGACGCTGGTCGTGATAAGGGTAATGCGGATAAAGAAGCGAAAGATGTTCAGGGTTATGACTCTGATAATGTCGCCATGATTGAGTTTGTAAAAACCCAACCTTGGTGCAATGGGCATATTGGTGCCATGGGTTATTGCATTGGTGGTCACCTGGCTTTCCGTGCAGCTTTACAACCTGAAGTGAAAGGCACAGCATGTTTCTACGCGACGGATTTACATATCCAAAAAATTCCAAACAAACCCGGCCAACACAGTATGGAGCGCCTTGATGACATTAAAGGCGAGTTATTAATGATTTGGGGTAAACAGGATAATCATGTACCTGCTGATGGTTTGTTAAAAATCTATCAGGAATTAAAAGCGACAGATATTACCTTCACTTGGCATGAGTTTAATGCTGAACATGCCTTTATGCGTGATGAAGGTGATGGTGGTCGTTATGATGCACAAACCGCACAAATCGGCTATCAACTGGCGTTAAATCTGTTCAGCAGAACACTTCGCTAA
- a CDS encoding TonB-dependent receptor domain-containing protein → MLNRTISSDNSFIKFTIIMAILAFFYLPPLSADTAQLADNEKGNETEKANRDYNIPAGPLSKALSTYTGINGFTFSFDPSLTQGKTTQGLQGSYSLEEGFEQLLKGSDLMVIPDTDGGYFLVPGQEKLPALGDDRLILDTVKVRAQRFYEVGPLPGLGLTKDEIPGNVQSLTAEDIKEAHALSMTDLFNQKLQGVTVNDYQGNPFQMDIQYRGFTAGPQIGTPQGLSVFFDGIRVNEPFGDVVNWDMIPMNAISSVDVFPGSNPIFGLNTLGGAFTVKTKDGFNYTKSDVQLLAGSFDRKQLQVDKGWNNGTIAFYGAGSFHDENGWRDNSPSKVNQVFGKASYRGEKLDMNLSTLIVKTKLVGNGLSPVEEYEDDSESVFTSPDKTDNDLQQFQLSGAYQVNDTFSVTAQVYRRNSDRHQIGSDVVTDWDDELVAKRLPADGENYTCLFNSSDDNQYGLPDYYVVSIDNYEPGVRDEFTFDNDGSIFLYDDSFSLSKADFEAKYANNKNTELPDDFLNAYKGVYQENKNFKESNTYNRDGQSYNVSGGESAEYYGENSYRVDFKSDLERITSEPSGVINSDQNYFFTTENGVVYKNYVMLAAAVNETDCLTTRASVDKYEITDPDTGNPVLIDGAGLNQSGYVKGTPTAIITDNQITQSTDGASIQFNWNLDKHKFMVGISIDDASAEYRNSQRLGFFTLNREAYLDPDSAHPQFLAAFDPLENSNFSGTNTTKSIYFSETWNPVENWNFNFSGRYNDTKTKNKIATRFGRYGANYSVTDLIGEPDQYNVCPDGDCTGVETNFKRYRLDDTVEKPETEEFSYYSFNPSIGATWQAKETLNVYANWSQGTRVPSVIELGCASDHTPTGVYYEDGQGGMYEVPKSVLEKRTCYLPNTLSGDPYLPQIKATSYDIGVRGIIGENLQWNLGAYQTDLKDDIYFVAVGGGAGFYDTIGDTRRRGIEAGLSGQKGKWGFSVNYALTEATFENQFIMISDDNGTAIYQPGIGNSIITVDKGDTMPGVSRHNVNATINYEVTPKWLVGFSAVMHSGSYVRGNENNDHEVGQVQYRELGGKKVPRRPMSNKGELPGFATFNFQTSYKFTPNMTASLLINNIFDKEYYSAGRLGRNPFSPSVYGARGPDNYNHNSNDWLSTNFIAPGAPRAAWLSFNWQFD, encoded by the coding sequence ATGTTGAATCGTACAATTTCCAGTGACAACAGCTTTATTAAATTCACCATCATCATGGCGATATTGGCCTTTTTCTATCTACCGCCGCTTTCTGCCGATACAGCACAACTCGCTGACAACGAAAAAGGCAATGAAACAGAAAAAGCTAACCGTGATTACAATATTCCCGCTGGCCCACTCTCCAAAGCGTTATCGACTTATACCGGTATCAACGGCTTTACATTCTCGTTTGACCCCAGCCTCACCCAGGGCAAAACCACACAAGGGTTACAAGGTAGCTACAGTTTAGAAGAAGGCTTTGAACAATTATTAAAAGGCTCCGACCTGATGGTTATACCTGATACCGACGGTGGCTATTTTCTGGTGCCAGGTCAGGAGAAATTACCTGCTCTTGGTGATGACCGCTTAATTCTGGATACGGTTAAAGTCAGAGCACAACGATTTTATGAAGTTGGACCACTACCTGGGCTTGGGCTCACCAAAGACGAAATCCCCGGCAATGTGCAAAGTTTAACAGCAGAAGACATCAAAGAAGCCCATGCCTTAAGCATGACCGATTTGTTTAATCAGAAGCTACAAGGTGTCACAGTTAATGATTACCAAGGTAATCCCTTTCAGATGGATATCCAATATCGTGGTTTTACGGCGGGACCACAAATAGGTACGCCTCAGGGATTGAGTGTCTTTTTTGATGGTATCCGTGTTAACGAACCTTTTGGTGATGTCGTCAACTGGGACATGATCCCAATGAATGCGATTTCGAGTGTGGATGTGTTTCCAGGCTCAAATCCTATCTTTGGTTTGAACACATTAGGTGGTGCATTTACGGTTAAAACCAAAGACGGTTTTAACTATACAAAAAGCGATGTTCAACTTTTAGCGGGCTCGTTTGATAGAAAACAATTACAAGTCGATAAAGGCTGGAATAACGGCACTATCGCTTTTTATGGTGCCGGTAGCTTCCATGATGAAAATGGTTGGCGTGATAACTCCCCTAGCAAAGTCAACCAAGTCTTTGGTAAGGCCAGCTATCGTGGTGAAAAGCTAGACATGAACCTCAGTACCTTAATCGTCAAAACAAAACTGGTGGGTAATGGCTTAAGCCCTGTTGAAGAGTACGAAGACGACAGTGAAAGTGTCTTTACCTCACCTGACAAAACAGATAATGACTTACAGCAATTTCAACTCTCAGGTGCTTATCAGGTAAATGATACGTTTAGTGTCACAGCACAGGTTTATCGTCGGAATAGTGATAGGCATCAGATCGGATCTGATGTGGTTACTGATTGGGATGATGAGCTAGTTGCAAAGCGCTTACCTGCTGATGGTGAAAACTACACCTGCTTATTTAATAGCAGCGATGACAATCAATATGGTTTACCCGATTATTATGTCGTTTCTATTGACAATTATGAGCCGGGAGTCAGAGATGAATTTACCTTTGATAACGATGGTTCGATTTTTTTATACGATGATTCCTTTTCCTTGAGCAAGGCAGATTTTGAAGCAAAATATGCAAATAATAAAAACACAGAGTTACCAGATGATTTTCTGAATGCTTACAAAGGAGTTTACCAGGAAAACAAAAATTTCAAAGAATCAAATACTTATAATCGAGATGGCCAGTCATACAATGTTAGTGGTGGGGAAAGCGCTGAATATTATGGTGAGAACTCGTACCGGGTTGATTTTAAAAGTGATTTAGAACGCATTACCAGTGAGCCTTCTGGAGTTATTAATTCCGATCAAAATTACTTTTTTACGACAGAAAATGGTGTTGTCTATAAAAACTACGTCATGCTAGCAGCAGCTGTAAATGAAACAGATTGTCTGACAACTCGTGCGTCTGTTGATAAATACGAAATCACCGACCCTGATACAGGAAATCCTGTTCTTATAGATGGTGCTGGCTTAAATCAATCTGGCTATGTAAAGGGTACACCGACGGCAATTATCACTGATAATCAAATTACTCAAAGTACTGATGGTGCTTCTATCCAGTTTAACTGGAACCTCGATAAACATAAGTTTATGGTCGGAATCTCGATTGACGATGCCAGTGCCGAATATCGCAATAGCCAACGATTAGGCTTTTTCACTTTAAACCGTGAAGCGTATTTAGATCCAGATAGTGCTCACCCACAATTTTTAGCGGCTTTTGATCCGCTGGAGAATAGTAATTTCAGTGGCACCAATACGACCAAAAGTATCTACTTCAGTGAAACCTGGAATCCCGTTGAGAATTGGAACTTTAATTTCTCAGGGCGTTACAACGATACCAAAACAAAAAATAAGATTGCCACACGGTTTGGACGTTATGGAGCCAATTATTCCGTTACCGACTTAATTGGCGAGCCTGATCAATACAATGTCTGCCCTGATGGTGATTGCACGGGCGTTGAGACCAACTTTAAACGTTACCGTTTGGATGACACAGTAGAAAAACCTGAAACAGAAGAGTTTAGTTACTATTCGTTTAACCCTTCGATTGGTGCCACTTGGCAAGCAAAAGAAACACTTAATGTGTATGCCAACTGGTCACAAGGTACGCGTGTTCCTAGTGTCATAGAGTTAGGCTGTGCATCTGACCATACGCCAACCGGTGTTTACTATGAGGATGGTCAGGGTGGTATGTATGAAGTACCCAAAAGTGTCTTAGAAAAAAGAACTTGTTATCTGCCTAATACGCTGTCAGGTGATCCGTATTTACCTCAAATCAAAGCCACGTCTTACGATATTGGGGTTAGAGGCATTATCGGTGAGAATTTGCAATGGAATCTCGGTGCATACCAAACAGACCTAAAAGACGACATCTACTTTGTTGCTGTAGGGGGGGGGGCGGGTTTTTATGACACGATTGGTGATACTCGCCGTCGTGGTATTGAAGCTGGTTTATCAGGCCAAAAAGGCAAGTGGGGCTTTAGCGTTAACTATGCGCTGACCGAAGCGACCTTTGAAAATCAGTTCATCATGATTAGCGACGATAATGGCACAGCCATTTATCAGCCAGGTATCGGCAATTCGATTATTACGGTTGACAAGGGCGATACCATGCCCGGCGTCTCTCGTCATAATGTTAATGCCACCATCAATTATGAAGTCACCCCCAAATGGTTAGTCGGTTTTAGTGCAGTGATGCACTCAGGCAGTTATGTGCGTGGTAATGAAAATAACGATCATGAAGTAGGGCAAGTCCAATATCGGGAGCTTGGTGGGAAAAAGGTGCCGCGCCGCCCAATGAGCAATAAAGGCGAGTTACCCGGCTTTGCTACGTTTAACTTTCAGACCAGTTATAAGTTTACGCCCAATATGACGGCAAGCCTGCTGATTAATAATATCTTTGACAAAGAATATTATTCTGCGGGTCGTTTGGGACGTAATCCATTTTCGCCGAGTGTTTATGGTGCTAGAGGACCAGATAATTACAATCATAATTCGAATGATTGGCTGAGCACGAACTTTATCGCTCCGGGTGCGCCTAGAGCAGCATGGCTAAGCTTTAATTGGCAGTTTGATTAG
- a CDS encoding FecR domain-containing protein gives MARSNKDAIYEATNWFVELTSGEATDADRKEWQRWLNASPENRHVWEQVEAVTNCFMGLDSKTSITVLNRPTDTKDIKSQERRQVIKTLSLMLAAGTAGWYGYKQKPWNLLMSDYSTAVGEIKHITLDDGSLVVLNTDTKIAIDFSDRARTIRLLQGEIYIETAQEQDRNYRPFSVVTAHGTVTALGTKFSTRLKSKHSSVSVYQDAVEVRPCDDLDNNVVVNAGELVTFNTAFSQQKKLIDRASMAWINGFIIADKMSLADFVDHLSRYHSGIIRCDPAVADLTISGAFPVNDINAALTSTSEVLSIRIERYTRYFVMIKPA, from the coding sequence ATGGCCCGTTCTAATAAAGATGCTATCTATGAAGCGACCAACTGGTTTGTTGAGCTGACTTCCGGTGAAGCCACAGATGCAGACCGGAAAGAATGGCAAAGATGGCTAAATGCCTCCCCAGAAAACAGACACGTATGGGAACAAGTTGAAGCGGTCACCAACTGTTTTATGGGGCTCGATTCAAAAACCAGTATCACCGTATTAAATCGTCCGACTGATACCAAAGACATCAAATCACAGGAACGTCGCCAAGTCATTAAAACCCTCAGTCTTATGCTGGCTGCTGGAACGGCAGGGTGGTATGGCTATAAACAAAAGCCTTGGAATCTATTAATGTCAGATTATTCAACGGCAGTAGGTGAAATTAAACACATCACCTTAGACGATGGCAGTCTAGTTGTTTTAAATACTGATACCAAGATAGCTATTGACTTTAGTGACCGAGCTAGAACAATCAGGTTACTGCAGGGTGAAATCTACATTGAAACGGCACAGGAGCAAGACCGGAATTATCGTCCTTTTAGTGTAGTGACTGCTCACGGTACGGTAACAGCACTAGGCACTAAATTTAGCACTCGACTTAAGTCTAAACACAGCTCTGTCAGTGTGTATCAGGATGCGGTAGAAGTCAGACCTTGTGATGATTTAGATAATAACGTTGTGGTCAATGCGGGTGAATTGGTCACATTCAATACGGCCTTTTCTCAGCAGAAGAAGCTCATAGATAGGGCATCGATGGCATGGATAAACGGGTTTATTATCGCCGATAAAATGTCATTGGCTGACTTTGTTGATCATCTATCACGTTACCACTCAGGCATCATACGTTGTGATCCTGCTGTTGCTGATTTAACTATATCTGGCGCGTTCCCAGTCAATGATATAAATGCCGCCTTAACCAGCACCAGTGAAGTCTTATCAATACGAATAGAACGCTATACCCGCTATTTTGTGATGATTAAACCGGCCTGA